CCCTGCGGCTGTTCTCGATCAGCCCGGCGTGGCAGGAGACCCTGCGTCCCGAGGACGTGGCCTCGAAATTCGTGCTGGCCGCGCGCGAGCGCAGCCATCGCCTGCTGTACTTCCGCCCGTACGACACCCTCGAGGCCACCGAGGCGATGCTGCAGAAAACCCAGGCGGGCCTGCAGCGCGCGGGCTTCCGGGTCGGGACTCCCGGTCCGCTCGAATTCGCGCCCTCGAGCACGCTGCGCTGGCTCGCGATGGTGGGTCCGCTGGCGGCCCTGCTGCTGGTGGCCCTGTCGTACCCGCTGCGCTGGCTGGGCTTCCTGACCGCTCTGGGCACCCTGGGCCTGGTGGTGGTGGCCGGCGGCCTGTCCTTTGACGGTGGCGCGCTGCTGGCCGCCGTGGTGTTCCCGGCGCTGGGCTTTATCCTGCGCCGCTCGGGCCCGCTGGACTGGCTGATCGCCATCGGGGTGAGCCTGATCGGCATCTTCTTGCTCTCCGCGATCGGTGCGGACCGCATGGGCATGCTGGGCCTGGCCCCGTTCGCGGGCGTATCGCTGACCCTGCTGCTGCCGCTGGTGCTGTTCGGCCTGTCGCTCGTTCCCAACCAGGACATCCGCATCACCCTCTCGCAGCTGTACAACATCCGCCTGCGGCTGGGCGACCTCGCCCTGATGGCGCTGGGACTGGTGCTGGTGGCCCTGGTGGTGCTGCGGCGCGGCAACACGCCGGGCATCGGCGTGAGCGGTGCCGAGGAGCAACTGCGCGGCCTGCTGCAAGATAACCTGATTCGCCCGCGCTTCAAGGAACTGGTCGGCCACCCGGTCGCGCTGCTGGGCCTCGCCCACATCTTCCCGGCGTACATGTCGGTGCTGCTGCTCTTGGTCGGCGTGATCGGGCAGTCGAGCCTGGTGAACACCTTCGAGCACTACCACACCCCGCTCACCATCTCGCTGCTGCGCGCGTTCAACGGCGTGTGGATCGGCGGTCTGATCGGTCTGATCCTGATCCCGGTGATCCGCTTGGCGGTGCGCTGGTTCAACGCGGCCCCCAAAGCCCCCGAGTCCGCCGTGGAGGCCCGGTGAAGGTTCTCCTGAGCGGCTACTACGGCTTCGACAACACCGGCGACGAGGCGATCTTGCTGTCGCTGGTGCGCGAACTGCGCACGCTGGGCCACCAGCCCCTGGTGCTCTCGAACGATCCGGCGGCTACCACCCGGGAATACGGCGTTCCCGCCTTCGCACGCATGAGTCCGCCCGCGCTGCTGCAGGCCCTGCGCACCTGCGACGTGCTGTTCTCGGGCGGCGGCGGCCTGCTGCAGGACAAGACCTCGGCGCGCAACCTCACCTACTACCTCGCCCTCATCCGTGGGGCCGCGCTGCTGCGCAAGCGGGTCGTGATCTTCAACCAGAGCATCGGGCCGCTCTCGGAAACCGGACGCGGCCGGGTGGCACGGGCCCTGAAAGCCTCGAGGGCCCGCGCGATCGTCCGGGATCGGGGCAGCCTGGGGTTGCTGCGCTCGCTGGGCGTAAATCCTGCCCTGGGCGGCGACCCGGCCTTACTGCTCTCCCCCAGCGGCGGCCTCAGCCACGACGCGTCGCGGGTGATCATCGCACCCCGGGGCGGGCAGCGCTCGGCCACCGAGCGGTTGGCCCAGGTCGCGGGCCGGCTGGTCGCCGAGGGCCGCAACGTGACCGCGCTGGCCTTTCAGCCGCAGCTTGACGACGCCGAATGCGCCGAGATCGCGCGGGCCGTTCCCGGAGTGCAGGTCGTCTCGACCGCGAGTCCGCAGCTTGCCCTGGACGCCATCGCCGGGGCAGGCTACGTGCTGGGCGTGCGCCTGCACGCGGTCATCCTGGCCGCTGCGGCCGGCGTACCCTTCGCCGGGGTCTCGTACGACCCCAAGGTGGCGGGCTTCTGCGAGGACGCCGGGGCCGCGCACGTCGCCACCGACTTTGACCCTGCGGCACTCGCCGAAACGGTCCTCTCCGGGCGCGCGCCCGACTGGAGCGCGGTGGAAGCCATGCGCCTGCGGGCGCGCGAGAGCTTCCTCGAGGCCCTGAAGTAAGGCAAAGCTTCGGGCGGCACGCCTGGGCGTGCCGCCTTTTTTGGCCTGCCCGCGCGTGCCACCTTACAATACCCGCATGCTGCATCCCCGCTTTCCCACGCCCCAAGAGGTCACCACCCTCTCTCCCGAAGCCCTCGCTGCCCGCCTGGGCGGCCTCGAGGGGACGCTGGGGCACAAGCTCGGCATCCGTTTCACCTACGCCTCTCCTCAGCGGGTCGAGGCCCACATGCCGGTCGAGGGCAACCGCCAGCCGGCCGGGCGTCTGCACGGTGGGGCCAACGTCGCTCTGGCCGAGGAGCTCGCCAGCGTCGGCTCGTGGCTGAACCTGGACACCGAGCGCCAGGTCGCGGTGGGTGTGGACATCAACGCCACGCACGTGCGCGGCGTGCTCGAGGGCAGCGTGTCGGCGGTTGCCACCCTGGCCTACCGGGGCCGCAGCACCCTGGTGTGGCAGATCGAACTAAGCGACGGGCGCGGCAAAACCACCTGCTTGGCACGCTGCACCTGCGCGGTGATCAACCGCTGACCGGCCGCTCAGGCGGCGGGCGGCGCAACCGCGCCGACTGCCACCCGCCCAGACGGCTGCCCAAAAAAGCGCCCAGCAGGTCCGCCAGCCAGTCGTCCAACCCGGCCGAGCGCAGCGGCACGAACGCCTGATGCACCTCGTCCGAGGCCCCAAACCACGCGGCAAGCACCCAGGCGAGGTTCGGGCGCGCGCTGGCGCGCGCCAGCAGGTATCCGAGCAGCGCGTACGACAGGCCGTGCGCCAGCTTGTCCCAGGGGGCACGCAGCCAGCTCAGCGCGTCGCCGGGCTGGTCGGACATGAAAAAGATGCCGGTCATGTAGACCAGCGCCAGAAACCACCAACCGGCCCTCAACGCGGGTGTTCCACCAGTTCGATCAAGGTGCCCTGTCCCCATTTCGGGTGCAAGAACGCCACGCGGGTTCCGGCGCGGCCCGGACGCGGCTCGGGGTTCAGCAGCCGCGCCCCTTCTGCCTCGAGGCGCCGCATCTGCACCTCCAGATCGTCCACGCGCAGCGCGATATGGTGCAGGCCCGGGCCGCGCCGCTCGAGGAACTGCGCCACCGGGCTGTCCGGACGGGTGGGCTGCAGCAGCTCGATCAGGCTGTCTCCCGCCTGAAAGGCGCGCACCCGCACGCCCTGCGACTCCACCTCCTCATCGGGGCCCTCGGGGCTCAGGCCCAGGGCCAGGTAGGGCAGGCTCGCCGCCTCGAGGTCCGAGGCGGCGATGGCGACGTGATCGATGGGAAGTCCGTGCATGCGGTCAGTGTAAAAGAAAGCGGCGCCGGGTGGGGTAAGTGCGGGTCCGTTCAGGCATCAGTCGAGCTGAACCCAGCTGAGAAAGCGCGGATTGCTGAGCGAGACCGACATGGGCGTGGGCGCGGTGATGTCCTCGCGCACGCCGGCTACGTCGGCGCGGTAGAGCGCGCTGCCGTTCAGGAACCACGCGTATCCGTCCGAGGAGATGGTGAGGTCGCGCGCGCCGCCCTCGTACAGGTAAACGTCGCGGATCGAGCCTGTGGCCTGCGCACTCAGCAGCCGGAAGCGCGAGTTGTTCGGGACGTAACCGATCAGCAGCGTGGGGCTGCCCAGCAGCTGCCGGACCGGGGCCTCGAGCAGGCGCGTGCCCTGACTGCCTTCCGCGATGGGATACACCCCGTCCTCGAGGGCCATGACCCCGCCGTTGGCGTACAGGCCGACGTCGTAAATCCGGCCGTTCAGCGGCTGACCGAAACACGGCAGCGTCTCACCGTTCGGGCGGCAGGTCAGGGGCGTGGTGTTCAGGTTCACCTCGTACAGGTACGAGGTGCCCAGCCGCTGCTGCGTAAAGAACAACCGGTTGCGGCTGGCGGTGTAACCGTAGACCGACACGTTGCTGGGCGGCTGGTAGGGCGCGATGGCCGAGTCGGGCGCGGGGTTGTTCACCACCGCCAACTGGCGGTTTTCGGCCAGGGCGTACACCCACAGCGCCTGCCCGGAGAAGTCGTTGGGGGCGGCGCCGCAGTTGTCGATCAACGCGCTGAGCACCGGGTTGCCACCGCTGGTGTCCAGCGTGACCTGGAAGCTCTCGAGGCACTTGCCGTCCGGCACGGTGAGCGGGTGCGGGGAGGCCAGTGGTTTCAGGTTGGCGTCATAGAACACCAGTTGCTGCGCGAAGCCCACCAGCAACAGGGTGGTCAGGCGGTCGTTCGAGGGCGTGTTGGCCAGCCCGACCGGGGGGGCGGGCAGATCCACGCTCAGGTCGATGGGGTTGGCCGGGTCGTACAGTTCCGATTCGGGGTCGAGCCGGAGGTTGGAGATGCGCTTGAGCCGGTCCGTGCCGTCTTCGTTGACCGAGACGACGATGCCCAGCGGCTCGGCGGGTTCTTGCGTCCCGGTGCATCCGGTGAGTCCCAGCATGAGCAGCGCAGCCGTGAGCAGCTTGTTCACAACGTCACCTTCACCTTTACTGTCCCGAGCTGAGCCCGGGGAAAAACTGAGTCTGATTTTTGAGCACGTCCACGATGGGAGCCGTCCCACCGGCGGGAAGCACCAGCCCCACCCGGAAGCGCGGGTTCTGGCTGCTGGCGTTCAGTTCGGCCTGCAGCGCCCAGCAGCAGCGGTTGATCGTCATGATAAAAATCGGCTCGAGGCGGGCCGAGAAGGTCTCTCCCGCCTTGAGGGCGATGCTCTGGTTAAGGGCCGCCGTGAAAAAAGCGTCCGGCGCACGCCCCTCTCCCCCGCCCAGCGCGAAGGTAACGCCCAGCGGACTGAAGTTGAAGGTGTCCTGCCGCGCGTTGCCGGTGCCGTACTGCGAGTAGGAGAAGTTTCCCTGCAGCCCGATGCGCGGCGTAACCTCGAACTGGGCACGCAGCGTGGCGCTGCGCAGTTCGATATCGCTCTGCTGCAGCCCCGGCATGTTCAACTGAGCGCTGGCGTCCAGCACCTGCCCGGTGCGGGTAATCCGGAATTCTCCCTTGAGGCTGGGTTTGGTCCAGCCGCCCAGGTAGGGGTTATACGGCCCCCCGTAGGTCAGCAGCCACGAGGGGTTGTTTGCGCTGCTGCCGCTGCCCAGCGTGGCGGTCAGCGAACTGCTGGTGTCGGCGGTGGCCTGCCGCGCGGGGTCCTGGGTGAGCAGCAGGCTGTGCTGCACCCCGAACTTCAGGTACGGGCTGCCCACACTGAACGACCCGTCGAGCCTCGAGTTGGAAAAGGTGTAGGCCTCGCTGGCACTCACGGTGATCTTGTTCGGGTGGTCGCCGGTCTCGGTGGCCGCCAGCGAGAGCGAATGCCGGTCGTACTTGCCGGTGTTCAGGTCAAACCGCGTTTCGACCGTGAAGTTGTTGCTGCGGTTACCGTCCGAGAGGCCCAGGCGAACGACCAGAGGATCGTAGCGCCCGGTCGCCGCCGTGAACCCGGTATTGACGCTGAACGACGGGCCCTGACGTCCCAGTCCCAGGTTCACGGTCCAGCGCTCCAGGCCCGCTCCGGTAAAGAAGTTGCGCTCGAGGCGCACGTTCAGATCGAGCGGGTCCGGGTTGAGCCGCACGCCGAACTGCGCGGCGGGCTGGCGGTCACCGGGCTTGAGCAGGTCGTAGGTCTGGCTGGCGTCCACGTTCAGCCAGGGCCAGGGCCGGAAAGCGCCCGATAAGGTCAGGCTGTGGTTCAGGCGACGGCCGGCGATGCGGTCAAAGAAGAACGGCGACTCGCCCTCGAGGCGCGCGTAGTTGTAGGCCAGCGCGACCGAATTACCGACCGAAAAGGTCTGGGTGAGGCGGGCGTCGATGTTCAGGTTCACCGCGCGCTCGCCGGTGGAGTAGTACTGTCCGGTGAAGGTGTTGCTGACGCTGAAGTTGGCTCCCTGCCACAGGTCGGTGGAGTAGTTGATGGTGTGCTGCTCGAGCAGGCGCACCGCTTCGATGGTGGGGCCCTGCAGGCGTGCCGAGCGGTTCGAGGGATCCACGGGAGCGCGGTAGTTGCCGAAGGTGATGGCAAAGTCGGCGCTGAGGTTGCCCAGGGTGAACACCTTGGGATCGAGCTTGAACTCGGGACGCTTGAGCACCTCTTCGGGGGCCGGGGTCTCGGGTTCGTTGTCGAACAGGTCCACGTAGTTGAACTCGAGGTCGGCCCGGGGCCAAGACCCCTTGATGCCAAAATTCACCCGGGTCACGCCGTGTTCGGAGGTGCTGTTCTGCAGGCCGCGAACGCTGCCGCTGTCGTAGAAGTCCTGCCTGCGCATGCGCAGGTCAAAGTTCAGGCCGTCGGTGGCCCCGAGCAGTTCGGCCTTGCCCTGCCAGCGCAGGTCCAGGTTGTAGTTGTAGCCGCTGCCGTCCGAGCGGCGCTGCGGCTCGGCGATCGCCTCGAGGTCCAGGCGGCTGAGCGTTCCGAGCAGGTTGTAGGCGGTGTGTTCCACGCCGAAGCCGAATTGCGCCGGGCGGTTCTGGTAGTAGCGCAGCAGCGTGAAGCCAAAAGCGTTGCCGCCCACCACGTAGGGCAGGTCGAGCAACAGAAAGCGGCCGTCGCCGTTGGCGCCTTCCTCGTTGCCGAACTCGAGGCGCGGCTGGCGGTCGGGGTCGTTGAGCAGCAGCACCACCAGCGGCAGGTACATCACCGGTTCGTCGGCCAGCAAGATGATGGCGTCGTAGGCCACCAGCCGGTCGCCGGGGTAGATGGTCAGCTGCTTCGCGCGGAAAGCGTAGTCGTTGGGCGTCTGGCCACAGCGTCCGCAGGGCGTGAAGTACCCCTGGTTGACCTTGAGCTGGCCGGGCACGCGTTCGATCTCGGCGCCGCGCACCTCGATCTGGCTGGTCGAGACCAGCACGTCCTCGCCCTGTACGCCTTCGTTGGCCAGGTTGACCACCAGGTTCTCGCCGCGCAGTTCCTGCTGGTCTTCGACCCCGCGCGCGTCGCGGGTAAAGGTTCGGTACACGCCGGCCCCGACCAGCGTGAGCGTGCGGGTGCTGCGGTTGAATTCCACCCGTTTGGCCAAGATCACGTCACGGTCGACGTGCAGTTCGACCAGAGGACCGCTGATGATCACCAGTTCCTGGGCCGGCTGGCCTTCGGCGGGCACAACGTTGCGTAACTCGAGCGTCTCG
This window of the Deinobacterium chartae genome carries:
- a CDS encoding DUF5693 family protein, coding for MLRRILMVLILLSLIPALLLVGQRIQFENAYKTVALLMDFPSLQSQASVHGLTASQLLERYRQYGVNGVAVYEDTLQSKVRRGELIYRDGAALLTDDPQAPVKPNWTYLSSVQPGLIESLRDRYNVPYEEVQAAGRHWTGWPVDARNFLAGPDQATIDGLKASGYLVAYRPYDQLTVKEPGSDLPDVPFLIFNGLTVPGSSSPERLAAFKAQLGERQVALIEGTLQKGIVELVKDRPALRLFSISPAWQETLRPEDVASKFVLAARERSHRLLYFRPYDTLEATEAMLQKTQAGLQRAGFRVGTPGPLEFAPSSTLRWLAMVGPLAALLLVALSYPLRWLGFLTALGTLGLVVVAGGLSFDGGALLAAVVFPALGFILRRSGPLDWLIAIGVSLIGIFLLSAIGADRMGMLGLAPFAGVSLTLLLPLVLFGLSLVPNQDIRITLSQLYNIRLRLGDLALMALGLVLVALVVLRRGNTPGIGVSGAEEQLRGLLQDNLIRPRFKELVGHPVALLGLAHIFPAYMSVLLLLVGVIGQSSLVNTFEHYHTPLTISLLRAFNGVWIGGLIGLILIPVIRLAVRWFNAAPKAPESAVEAR
- the csaB gene encoding polysaccharide pyruvyl transferase CsaB — its product is MKVLLSGYYGFDNTGDEAILLSLVRELRTLGHQPLVLSNDPAATTREYGVPAFARMSPPALLQALRTCDVLFSGGGGLLQDKTSARNLTYYLALIRGAALLRKRVVIFNQSIGPLSETGRGRVARALKASRARAIVRDRGSLGLLRSLGVNPALGGDPALLLSPSGGLSHDASRVIIAPRGGQRSATERLAQVAGRLVAEGRNVTALAFQPQLDDAECAEIARAVPGVQVVSTASPQLALDAIAGAGYVLGVRLHAVILAAAAGVPFAGVSYDPKVAGFCEDAGAAHVATDFDPAALAETVLSGRAPDWSAVEAMRLRARESFLEALK
- a CDS encoding PaaI family thioesterase yields the protein MLHPRFPTPQEVTTLSPEALAARLGGLEGTLGHKLGIRFTYASPQRVEAHMPVEGNRQPAGRLHGGANVALAEELASVGSWLNLDTERQVAVGVDINATHVRGVLEGSVSAVATLAYRGRSTLVWQIELSDGRGKTTCLARCTCAVINR
- a CDS encoding VanZ family protein, coding for MGTGHLDRTGGTPALRAGWWFLALVYMTGIFFMSDQPGDALSWLRAPWDKLAHGLSYALLGYLLARASARPNLAWVLAAWFGASDEVHQAFVPLRSAGLDDWLADLLGAFLGSRLGGWQSARLRRPPPERPVSG
- the mce gene encoding methylmalonyl-CoA epimerase — encoded protein: MHGLPIDHVAIAASDLEAASLPYLALGLSPEGPDEEVESQGVRVRAFQAGDSLIELLQPTRPDSPVAQFLERRGPGLHHIALRVDDLEVQMRRLEAEGARLLNPEPRPGRAGTRVAFLHPKWGQGTLIELVEHPR